In Streptomyces sp. NBC_00344, the genomic window GGTCCCAAGCCTTTTTGATGTTCTTGCGGCCCGTATCGAAGCTGTCCGACAGGGACGAGATTGCATCCTTTATGAACTTGAATTGCGGCTTGATACCCTTGTTGTACAGCCACTTCGCCCCGTCGGCTATGTAATCGAAGGCCGGAGAAATGGCCTTTTCCCAGAGCCACTTGGCTGCGTCACCGACAGCGTGGACGCCATCTTTCAGCGCCTTGAACTGCGGCTTTACACCCTTGTCCCAAAGCCACTTAGCCTTGTCTGCTATCCAGCCAAAAGCCGGTTCGATGGCCTTGTTGTAGAGCCACTTAGCAGCGTCCCCGACGTTGTGAATTGTGTCGTGGATGGCCTTGAATTGCGGCTTTATGGCCTTGTCGTACAGCCATTTCGCCTTGTCCCCGATCCACCCGAACACCGGCTTGATGCCGTCGTTCCAGAGGAGCTTAGCGGTGTATGCCAGGAGCTTGAACGCCAGGATTGCCGGCGCGATCAGGACCACCAGCAGTGCCGTGACCAGGATCTGTATGGCCTTGTTGATGAAGTCGAACGCCGGTTTGATGCCGTTGTTCCAGAGCCACATGGCTGCGTCGCCGACTGCCTTTACGGCTTTTTCGATCCCGTGAAATGCTGGCGTGATGGCGTTTTGCCAGAGCCACATGGCTGCGTCGCCTGTTCCCTTTACCGCCCACACGATGGCGTCGAACGTAGGCTTAAGGACCTGATTCCAGAGGAATAGGGTTGCGATCTTGATGCCGTCCCACGCCGCGTTTACCGCGTCATGGAACCAGCCGAAGTGCTTATAGGCGTAGATGACGCCGGCCGCAACAAGTGCCAACGCAGCCACGATGATTGTGATGATTGCAACGATGGGGTTAGCTTCGAACGCTAGGTTCGACGCAACAACTGCGGCAGTCCACCCTTCCGTCAGGAGCGTAGCCAGAACCATTCCGGCGCGATAAGCGACCATGATCCCGGTAAACGCGATCGTGGCAAGCTTGGTCGCGTTCATCGCAGCGTACATACCCCACAAGAGCTGAACGGCGCCAGGCATGTGGACCGCTATCCACGAGATCGCGTCAAGGAGTGGCTTAAGCACCTTGAACATGGTCTGTGACAGCGGTGCGATGGCCTTGGAGAGATCCAAGGCAGCACGCAATACGCCGCCTATGAACGACGCGAGACCTGGAGCGTTCGCCTTCACATACCCCAGGAACTTCTCAAAGTCGGGTGAGCCCTTCAGGCTCTTTCCCCACTTCGCGAAGCGGCCCGTGATCTTGTCGGACCGGTCAACGATCCCATCCATGTGCGGAAGGAACGCATCGATGATCCCGGCGATACCCGTGATGATGTTGCCGAACGCCGTCCCCAGTCCGAGAATGGCTGGCTTTACGCTCTTGTCTATGTCCTTCTTGAAGCCCTGCCAGAACGGCGTCTTGACGTTCTTCGACGCCTTGTCCCAGAGGACTCCTACCGCGTCAGCCGCGCCCTTTACGAGCGGCGTCAGAGAGGGCAGTGCGTCCTTCGCCGAGTTCACTCCGCGCGTGAAGAGCGGAAGCGTCTCCGGCTGAAGTGACTTCGACCAGTCGCTGAACGCGCCCTTCAGACCCTTGGGGCCGGCAATCGAGTCGTACAAGTCCTTCTGTTCGGGCGTCAGCTGCGCGAGCGCCTTACGCAGCTCGTCGGCCTTGGTGACAGTCTTCGCGGTCGCTGAGTTCCCCGACAGGCGAGCAGACGCCAGGCCCCGCTCCGCGGATGCGATGGACTCGTTTGCGGACACCTGCGCGTTGGCCGCGGACTTCACAGCGTCGGACACGCCACGCTGAGCGTCGGCCACCGCCTGCGCGGCTGCCTGCTGTGCGCGGGAAGCCTCCCGCTGCGCGTCGGCCACTGCCTGCGCCTGGTCCTTGACGTTCCGCTGCGCGTCCGCCACACCCTGCGTGGCCCGGACGACGCCGGCGTTACCGTCAATGCCTGCCTTCTGCTGCGCAGCCGCGGACTTCTGGAGCTCGGCGTAGCTCTGCTTCTGCTCGTGGGCGTTCTGGAGAGCCTGATCGGCCGCCAGCTTCGCGCGTTCGATCTGAAGTCGAGTCGACTTCGGATCCGCGATCGTCGCCTTCAGTTCAGCCTGCGCCTCCTGAACGCGGAGGGTGGCATCACGCTGGGACAGGAGCCCGTCATTCAGCTGGTCGTTCAGCGAGCGGAGCTGCTCCGCGGCATCCTTGCGCGCTGTGGTGAGGTCTGTCTCAGCCTGGCGAGCCGCCCTCTGCGCGTCGGCCAGCGTGCGCTCAGCGCGTGAGACCGACTCGGCTGACGTGATCTTCTGGTCAGCCGCGCGCTGTACTGCCTGTGCCAGTGTCCGCTCAGACGTGGCCACCTGCTCGTTGGCCTGCGCGATGGAGCGCGCTGCGTTGCGGTGTGCGGTTGTCAGCGTCGCCTGTGCGCCAGCCATCTGAATGGCCTTCTGCGCGGCCTGCCTGGCGGCGTTGGCGTTGCCGTTCGTCGACGTGGTGTCGTCCGCCTGCGCGGCAGTCTTCGCCTTCAGAGCCTCGGTTACACCCTTCACCGCCGGGATGCCAGCCAGTGCCAGTGCACCGAGGCCGGCGCCCGCAGCTGTAGCCATCGACGCGATTCCTCCGAGCCCGGCAAGTGCTACGGGGATAGCTGGAATGGCGGTGAGAGCCGCTGCCTGGATTCCGAGCGCCATGAGTGCCGACGAGGCGCCGGCTGTGTCGGCCTTGACGCGGATCGTCGGGTCGTCCGCGTCAACGGATGCGATCTCCGCGCGGATCTCTGCCAGAGCTGCACGGGCAGTCGCTGTGTCGGCCCTGACTTGTACGTTCGGATGCTCAGCGCCGAGCCGTCGCAGCTGCTCTTCAAGGCGAGTGATCTCCGCCTCCGCCACTCCGGCGTCAACGTCGATACCGATGCGCTTCTGAGAGAGCGTTTCGAGCTTGGCTCTGATGCGATCCAGCTCAGCGTTTACCCCTGTGTCACCGAGCCGCACATTCAGCTTCGGCATTGCTTTGAACGCTGCTGTCAGCTTGTCGCGAAGGCTACGGCTAAACGCGCCTCCGGCGTCGTCACCCTGCTTTCGCGCAGCCTGTTGGCCGGCGTTTCCTCCGCGGTTTATGGCGTCTGGGATGGCCACAACGACGTGGCGGGAGATCATTTCCCCCATTCGTCGTCCTGCCTCCTCGCCAACGCGATCCGCAACGGGGAGAACTTGAGCCTTCAGCTTGTTGTGGAACTGCGGGATTACGGGAACGACGTCAACGGCTGCACCGCCTACGATGTCTACGTCGGCCATCACTCACCACCGAGCAATGCGCCGATTTCAGCCGGGTGTCTGCGTCCGTCTAGCAGGCGTCCAAGGGCCGCTAGAGTGGCTATGGACTCCGCCACTTCCGGCGAAAGCGGCGAGCCGGCCAGTCCGCGTGCGAGCCAGGCGTAATCCCGGCAGCCGTCACCACAATAGGTCGTTGGGAGCGCACAGCCGGCGATCAGCACGAGTTCAGCGACGAACTCACAGCCGTCTCGCGCGCATTGGTAGTCGGGTTGGTTCATTTGCCCTCCAGGGCATGCGTAGAGCCCCGTAACGGCGCCGTTACGGGGCTCTCAGTGGGGTTGGGTGGTGTTGCTGCCTCTCAGGACTCGCGTGCCCGCAGAGCGGCTCTTCCGCCCTTTCGTGCGTACAGTCCCGGAACGATTTGCCGGGCGTCGGTGCGAGCGTCGAGCTTTTCCACGAGCCGCAGGAGTTCCGCGGCTTCCTTGACGTCCTCCGTCTTGAGCGCCTCCCTAGCTCTGGCCATCCATACAACGCAAGAGTGACTGCACGTCGTGCGCGGAATGGTTACCGCGTTGGGGCCGATGCGAGTTCCGCGGGGCAGGTTGCAGCCGGGCCTACTGCATGTTGCACCGTTCTCCATGGCGTTTGTCCTCTCTACGGAACGACGAATAGCCCCAACGCCGGAACGGCGGGGGCTACGGTGGTGTTGCAGGATTACGTCAAGCTAAACGGCGGTAGCTACTCGGCGTTTGGGTGTTGGGCATTCACCGGGCACTCCGGCGGTGCCGCATCTTCGACGCGCGCTCGTCGGTGTGGACAATCCACTTAGTCCCGTCGACGATCTGGATACCCTGTACCGGATCACCGCCCGACTTTCGCGTGTCGAGGATGGTTGCCGCCTTTTCCAGCGTAGACGCCTGTCGCTCGTCCCCATTGTGGGCTGCAAGCTTGGCGGCGGAATCCCAGTGGCGGCACCATGCGGAGCACCAGTCGGTGAACACCTGACGTCCCTTGGCATCTCGCGTGAACCATCGAGGCAGCTTGCACCCGTCGCGCGGGCAGATGGGACGTGGTTTGGCGTATGGCATGTGGTCTCCCTTGAGCACGTCAAAGCACCGCCGGGCGGTTGCCGGGCGGTGCATGGAATCTGAAAACGGTAATACCGCGCTTGACCTGCGACTTTACCTGCGCTTGAATGTCACACTTCCGGGGCCGCTTCCACCTGCCGCTTGATCGTCTCGCCGGCGCGATCCGTCCCGTCGTAGCTGCCGGAGTACGTCAGACGGGTCTCCAGGGGGCCCCACGGGGCCCCTTGAGGGCTCTCAGGCTGAAGTCCCAGACTTGTACGAACAGCGACGCCAAGCAGGCTTACGGTCAGGATGCTGACCCATCGGGGTTCAGGGGGTGGGTTATGCGCAGGCCAGAGGCTTGCGCCGGCGGGGACGATCACGACCGGGCCGACGCCGTGCGTGCGCTCGCCGGCCGCCCACGGTGATCATTCCCTCATGATCGATTGAGCTCAGAACTCAAGAGCGATCATGAGTCGTCGACGATCTTCACTACGTCGAAGCGACGAGCAAGCGAGCGCGCTAACGAGCCTCACTGTCACGCCTGGCCGCCAGTCTGCCGTCCTCCCACGGGGCGCACTACAGGAGGCACCACGTGGTGTCAGGAGAGCTAGCAGCCGCACGTGACACCACGTCAATGCTGCTCGGTCAGCCGGCTATGGCGAGCACGGCGCTGGGGTCGATGGTCCACAGCTTGTCGTCCGCGTCCGTCACGTTGAACGAGACGATCGGACCGACGGAGCCTGACGGCCACCCGACGGTTTCCCGGGTGACACTCGTCAAGGTGCCGGCCAGGTCAACGCCGTTGGTCGTCCGCACGATCACGTCAGCGCTCACGAGGCTGAGCGCTCGGGCGTTGATTGCGTTCTGGTAGTCGTTACTCATCTGTTGTGCCTCTCAAGTAGGGCTAGGGCGACGCCTGTTGACGCCTCCCCGGTAGTGCGGGGGTACGTCAGCGGAAGCTGTAAGTGAGCTCTGCAAACGGCTGCCCGGGGGTGCCTGTGCGTGGCGCCTTCTCCGGCTTCGTGCCGTCCGGGTTCAGTCCGTGCCTCTCGTTGTACAGAGCGGCGCCCTTGGCGAGCGGGGTACCGCCTTCGCTGCCGACGTCAACTCCCCGCGCGCCTCCAACGGACATGTCCGACGGCCGGAAGCCCGGCTGCGACTCAGCGGCAGGAGTGGGGAACGCCAGGCGCAACGCCTCGGCGTCCGCCAGCAGCTCGTCAAGCGTGGTGCCGCAGAGTGCGGCGGATTGGGCTGGAGTGAAGCCGTGGACAGCGCCGGCGGCGATCTGCTCAGTGGTGGGGTCAGTCATGGTTCATGCCTCTCGTTGTTAGGACGTCAGTAGCGCCACGCGGTCGGGTCCGCGTCAGAGACCGTTCCCGTGGGCTTCGGTGCCGCCGGGCGGGGCTGGCTGTCGTCAAGGGCGGGGCTAGTCGAATGCGGGTACACAGCCGCGGGACGCGGCGCGCGGATCTCGACGACGTAAGGCGACATGTCGCGCGTCATCAACCCCTGGTCACTCCAGACGGGCACGGCGGTTGCGCTCTCTACCTCCGCCTTCAGATCGTCGAAGGACTGCGGGACCCAGCCAGTTCCGATGCGTGCGACGTGGGCGAGGGCCGCCACGGTGTATCGCTCGGTCCTCAGCGCTTCGAGCACATCGGGCGGCACGTCATCCAAGCTGCCCTGAAGATGGCCGTAGCCTGCTCCCCGCCAGTGTCGAAGCTGGGCACGCTCTGCGTGAGTGCCTGCCATCTCGCCACGCCGCATGACGGGCGCGAGGAACTCCCACTGAGCGGCCTTGATGTTGCGGTACTCAGTTGTGAGCCCCTGGAGGGTGCTCCATGCCTTCAGCGCGTCGCCTCCGGCTGTGATGGCCTGGTCTGCCGACTGGACGTCACCGAGCTTGTCAGCGTCCTTCCGTGCGGCCTCCAGGACCGTCGCCAATCGCGTTCCCAGGTACTTGAGCGCGTCAGGCGCGTACATCTCGCGGGAGTCGTCCGCCAGGTGCTCCGTCACATCGACGGCCTTGTTCAGGGCGAGTCGTTCCGCCTCCCACACCTGCGCGTCGGCGTACGCCTTCGCGGCCTTCGTGCCGACGTCCTTCGGCCAGGCGCCCTCCGCAGTGAAGGAGTTCACCGCATCGTCGATCACGGCGTTCCGCGCGACGTCGGGAGCGACGCCGGCAGGGTGCTTGCGGAAACGCTCCTTCGCGTCGGCGTGGAGCTTCACTGTGCGGTCAATCTCCGGGACGGTGGCGAGTGCCGCCACCTCTTCCGGGTTGGTTACTTCGCGCATTTCGTTTCCCTCTCATGGGCATGAAGAAAGGGCCTGACACGTCGTCATGGCCCTAGGTGGAAAGCTCTGTATGCCGCTCAGGCTGCGCCCCATTGTGGCTGCGTCTCGAAGTACGCGGAGCGTTGAATGCGCCGCTCTCGCAGGCGCTGGCACACGCTCTCGGCCCTCGCCTCGTATCTCTTCCGAGCCTCCGCGTTGGCACAAGATCGACACTGCCTCTTGAGACCCGAAGCGTTACCGCTGTCTCTATGGAAGTTCGCCACATTGAGCGCCAATATCCTGTGGCAGCTGCGGCATGCATTACGGGGTATCTCTACGTCGCTCATGGGCGTTCTCCGTTCAGTCTCGCTTTCGCGCTGATGCGGGTAAATGAAAGAGACCCCCGGCGGGGCCCGAAGTCTGACGCCGTGCGGTAGCGGAGCCTCGTTGACGAGCGACCCCACGGAGGAGAGGAACGCTGGCTACTCGTTGACGTGCTCGACGCTGCCGCACGGCGATGCGCCGGCGGGTGGGAGAGGACCAGCGCCGACGCAGCTTTAGGGGTGTCACTTTGCGTGACGAATTCACTCGTTCAGTGCCCGATATGCCGGGTTTTCAGTGGCTCCGGTCAGAACGGCTCTGAGCGCCTGTGTGCGGCCCTGTAGCCCCGCGTGGCCCCCGGGGTCCATATCGACGCACAATCGCCTCAGACGGCCTCTCAGGGCCGTCTCGGCCGTCCTCCCGTTCCGCCCCCGAGTCGCCGGTTGCGGTCGAGCGAGTGCGACGAGAGGCGGAAAAACAAAGGGGTTCACTTGAGTTATCGGGGGGGTGTGATGCACGTAGCGTGTTATAGCAGACAATAGCCTCAGTTCCTTTGCCATAACATTGCCAAAAGCATCCGCATCGTGAGATTCTTGACCTGTACACGTCGGGAACGGGCGTCGACTAACGCCCGCGCAATTAGCACACTCACTGACTCTTGTCACGGCTACCGTAAGTGACAATCCTCTGCCACCCGTCGCCTTCGGATCGCCCGTGAACGTCGACACGGGCCCCGCTGCCGTCAGCGCACACGCTCTGTGATCGTTTCCCCGCTTCCGACGGCTCGTGAGGGCTTGCGGCTCTGTGCGGCTCTCTAACGGCCTAGCGGGGGTTCAGTGTCTCCAACTACCGGAACGGGCTCAGAGGCGCCACAGGGGGCCGTGGAGCGCCGTCCTGCCGCCAGCCTCCGTCAGAGCCCTCCTCCGCCCCCCGCCTCGGCGCTCTTCGACGTCGGGAAGGGCAGTCTGGCCAGAGTGTCAAATTACGACCCCTCTACAAGACTTCTTAGGAGTCACGGGTGAAGAAGGTTTCCCAGATGGGGGTCAATTGGACCAGCTTGGGCATAACCCCAGCTCAGACCCCATGCATTCTGACCGGCCAATTGGACCAGCGTCCGGCGGAGGCGGGGGAGGCCGACGACACCAACCCGGCAATAGCCCCGTAACGGACATGGGCAGTGTCAAACTGGCCGGAGTTTGTCCAGCCCCCGCGAGACGTCAGGACAGCACGAAGGGCCACCCCTGACGCTCCAGGAATGGCCCTTGATCACTACGCGTCACTACACAGCTGCACGCATGGCGCGCACAACCTCCTGCGTCTGCACCCCACACGGTCCGCACAGCGGCTGCCAGGTTCCGTCGACGTCCGCGGGCTCCGTGATGCAGTCCTCGAAGCACCACGCGCAGCCGGCCGCTTCCCCCCGGCAGTCGGCGCAGAACACCTCTCCGCGCTCGTTTCTGACGGTGGCTATCGTCTGCACCTGGCCGCATGCCTCACAGCATGCCGTCAGACACACGCCCTGCGGGGCGAACGTCGGGACGCCGTAGGCTACGGCCTCCGCTGAGAGCGTCAGGGCTACCGGGTCCATGTTCGGAAGGTTCGCGTCGTCCAGGGTGGGACCGGCCACGCATACGGCCGCGAAGTCGAGCACCGAGAGCGCGTCATGTGTAGCGATGGTGACCGCGCATCCAAGCTGATCGCACAAATCGAACCCGAGCGATCGCAGGTCGTCCCGCTCCACGTCGGTGGCGACGGGGCCGACGAGCAGAACGCTTGCGGGGGTGGTGATGACGTCTGCCATGATGACTCCTGAAGTTCTGACGTCGGCCCCGTGCTCTGCCAAGATCCGCGGGGCCTTCGTTGTGTCCGCCGTTGGGTGGTTGACCACCTGAAGAGTGACACACACTTGCGGGGTGGTCAACCACCCTGGCAAGCTGACGTCATGGCCAACCAACACAAGCACCCTGTGCGCGGACTCCGCGGCATCGACGACGAGCTATGGCGTGACTTCGACACCGCCACCATGACGGCCGGCAGCGACCGATCAGCAGTGCTTCGACGGTTCATGGAGTACTACGTCAGGCGGGCGGGTGCAACGCTGCCTGAGCGGCCACCAGCGGCGCACTGAGCGCCAACGACGGAGCCCCCACCGGATGGCCAGTGGGGGCTCTGCTGTGACGTCAGAAGGGCTACAGGGCTTCCTGAGCGGTCACGTCCTCCAGCGCGTCTAGCTCTGGATCAATCCTGCGGTCAATCTCGACGCGTTCGGGCTCCCATTGCCGGCGAGTGGACGGCCCTACGTCGGCCCTGACGTCAAGAGAGAGCAGCAACAGCCGCCGCTCTGCGACGTCACGCGCTGCCCACTCCTCCGCCACGGTGCGCCCCGTCGGGACCCACTCCCACCGGTCCCGCACAACGGGTTCCGCAGACAGTTCCTCCAAGGCTTCCTGCCGGGAGTTGAGCTGCGTCAGTACCGCAGCCTTCGCAGCGCCACGCAGGCCGACAAGCGACGCCGCCAGCTCTTCGATATCGGCGTTCAGCTCAGCCATTGCCCCGGATCGGTCGCCCGACCCGCCCACACGGACCCGCTCAGTGAACTGGAACGCTCCGAGCTTCGTCAGTAGCCATTCCTCTACGAGCGATTCCAGCTTCCCAGCGGAGATCGTCACGCCGGGACAGATGCCCGACTCACGAACCGTCGGTTCCTTGGCTGCCCTGCATGAGTAGATGCTGGCGTCCCGCTCCCCATAGACACGGGTGTTGTAGTACATCCCTTCGTCGCAGCGCGGGCACCAAGCGACATGAAGGAGCAACGTAGCTTTACGACGGGGCCGGCGTGGGTCAACGGCTGCCGCATCCAACGCACGCTGAAGCGAGAACCATTCCTCGTCGGTGAGTAGCGCGGGGCCTACCCTTACGGGCGCTCCTGTGGCATCCCTGACGGCCCGCCGGTCAGACCGCTTGCCCACTACCCGGATACCGCGGAGTACTTCACTTCGTAGGTGCGTGTGCAGCGCTGAGTAGGTCCACTTCGCGTAGCCCGGAGCAGGGGGCGGAAGAGCCCCCCGGGCGGCACGGCGCTGATCCTGGGGAGACAGCACGCCTGTCCGGTTGAGCCTGTCAGCTTCACTCGACAGGGTGACACCTGCGCTG contains:
- a CDS encoding transglycosylase SLT domain-containing protein, with the translated sequence MADVDIVGGAAVDVVPVIPQFHNKLKAQVLPVADRVGEEAGRRMGEMISRHVVVAIPDAINRGGNAGQQAARKQGDDAGGAFSRSLRDKLTAAFKAMPKLNVRLGDTGVNAELDRIRAKLETLSQKRIGIDVDAGVAEAEITRLEEQLRRLGAEHPNVQVRADTATARAALAEIRAEIASVDADDPTIRVKADTAGASSALMALGIQAAALTAIPAIPVALAGLGGIASMATAAGAGLGALALAGIPAVKGVTEALKAKTAAQADDTTSTNGNANAARQAAQKAIQMAGAQATLTTAHRNAARSIAQANEQVATSERTLAQAVQRAADQKITSAESVSRAERTLADAQRAARQAETDLTTARKDAAEQLRSLNDQLNDGLLSQRDATLRVQEAQAELKATIADPKSTRLQIERAKLAADQALQNAHEQKQSYAELQKSAAAQQKAGIDGNAGVVRATQGVADAQRNVKDQAQAVADAQREASRAQQAAAQAVADAQRGVSDAVKSAANAQVSANESIASAERGLASARLSGNSATAKTVTKADELRKALAQLTPEQKDLYDSIAGPKGLKGAFSDWSKSLQPETLPLFTRGVNSAKDALPSLTPLVKGAADAVGVLWDKASKNVKTPFWQGFKKDIDKSVKPAILGLGTAFGNIITGIAGIIDAFLPHMDGIVDRSDKITGRFAKWGKSLKGSPDFEKFLGYVKANAPGLASFIGGVLRAALDLSKAIAPLSQTMFKVLKPLLDAISWIAVHMPGAVQLLWGMYAAMNATKLATIAFTGIMVAYRAGMVLATLLTEGWTAAVVASNLAFEANPIVAIITIIVAALALVAAGVIYAYKHFGWFHDAVNAAWDGIKIATLFLWNQVLKPTFDAIVWAVKGTGDAAMWLWQNAITPAFHGIEKAVKAVGDAAMWLWNNGIKPAFDFINKAIQILVTALLVVLIAPAILAFKLLAYTAKLLWNDGIKPVFGWIGDKAKWLYDKAIKPQFKAIHDTIHNVGDAAKWLYNKAIEPAFGWIADKAKWLWDKGVKPQFKALKDGVHAVGDAAKWLWEKAISPAFDYIADGAKWLYNKGIKPQFKFIKDAISSLSDSFDTGRKNIKKAWDQISGIAKAPVKFIIDHVYNAAIVPLWNHVADITGAKHLNDLKLKGYATGGVIPGYTPGRDNQIIAVGGGEAIMRPEVTRAVGAGRIHALNAAARGGGVAGVQRAISAGMPAFADGGIVGWLKSVGGKAGDIASDVAGYLDPMKLFGKVLKSVKSIAKPIEINPWAKQITAMPVKMIGDLKEKALSSIGFGDGPSEGGGNGGSGVQRWKSVVLQALSMLHQSPAWLDTVLRRMNQESGGNPRAINNWDINAQHGDPSRGLMQTIGSTFNAYAGQLRGRGIYDPLANVYAGLNYAIHRYGSLSALNRPGGYASGGFPGVGELAWVGENGPELVRFLSPAQVYSHGDSMNIVANGMGSGGGSHAYTASQYDDMRASKSGAVAPNIVVQSHTYLGTSEITDILDHRIEIHDSAAAGDLNTGRRI
- a CDS encoding recombinase family protein, with translation MAKYEAGWGKPQVNGRLRAAVMTRLSRDAEDSTSIATQEDDGRTLARLRNWDVVLVTYDVGVSGSIRPDDRPGFGVILSELHHIDVVIARSIDRFTRQTSHFAGLVETLDTGGTTLVDVQGQVDLTSPYGRFVTTIMVAFAQMERELIQGRILRSRVELRRAGRWLGGAAPYGFRIVPDGAGGKRLEVEPDTAEVLREVVRRVSAGVTLSSEADRLNRTGVLSPQDQRRAARGALPPPAPGYAKWTYSALHTHLRSEVLRGIRVVGKRSDRRAVRDATGAPVRVGPALLTDEEWFSLQRALDAAAVDPRRPRRKATLLLHVAWCPRCDEGMYYNTRVYGERDASIYSCRAAKEPTVRESGICPGVTISAGKLESLVEEWLLTKLGAFQFTERVRVGGSGDRSGAMAELNADIEELAASLVGLRGAAKAAVLTQLNSRQEALEELSAEPVVRDRWEWVPTGRTVAEEWAARDVAERRLLLLSLDVRADVGPSTRRQWEPERVEIDRRIDPELDALEDVTAQEAL